The genomic interval gcaCCCTTTTCAATACATCCAATCATTACAGCATGtggtgtgtgaaagtgtgtccATTTCTATAAATGTATGTCGGCACACACTCGAAGTGAGGCCTATTGCCGGACGACACAGGTGATCTGAGTGTACAATGCGTGATGATGTAACAGCACTTAGTGTCTCCCGCCTTCATCCGCCCTCCTGTGTCTCCATTGTGTTGGGAACAGAAATGGGTCAGTGTGTTATAGAGGGTGATCATAATGACTACTACAAAATGCTTAGTAATGTGCTCAGCTGTGGTGACCTACTTTTTTCACCATGGAACCAAAATAGGCTCTGGTACAGAGTTTGCATAAACTGGGAAAAATAGATGGTAAAAcagccaaaatgtaaaataatgcactAATAACAATAGGATTTAGATTTCTTTTGATATGCTTGCTTGGTTACTGAAGATGTATTTATCATTTACTGGCTCtataaaatctgtttaattaagGACAAGTAAATTAAATcagaataaatatacacagctttgggcaaaaacaaatatagttCACATTCATAAAATCGGCTGCTAACATACACCTTAAACTTGATAGACTTTAATTTTACGTTTGAACTCGATGCACTGTATCGCTTCTGCAATAATTACAACAATGATGCAGCTTGTCATATAATATGATACTACGGGGCTCCGTCTGACCCGGGATCTGTTTGTGTGTCACTGGGTCAGACGACTGTCTTTGATTCCGATCATACGGCTGTGAGTCAATGACAAAGAGAGGGAGGCTGTGGCTTAGACAGGGATTTACACATTATCACTGACTGCGTGTCGGGGACAACGTTTCCTGCGAGCAGATGCGGAGCAGGCAGGGCCGTACCACAGTACAGAAACAAAAGGACAGATGTTTTGCTGCAGCATGAATCATCTGTGAACAAGTATATACAGTGAGATCCAAAACTGAGAGCAAAATATGGGATCTTTTTCCATGTCAGGATTTCGAAAACTTGGAAACAATATTGTTAAGTGgcacaaaaagaaaactatttctaGGCGTCTAGTGGCCACTGTATTAGTTGAGCCAATCACAGTTTTTTTGTCAGCCGTCTAAACGCAGCTGTTTCTAATCAGAGTATTACCGCTTGTATTGTGTTCTGCATTCTGCAACATATGGACTGCATTATGAAGTGTATTTTCTACCGCTTAAAAGTTCGTCATTAAGATTAGTTTCTAAaagaatttaatactttttgttcagcaaggatGAAGTACATTGCCATAGATTTAacacacaattattttatttcaaacttgCACCTTGAAAAaattaagcaacacaactgtttttaaccaTGACAATACACATcgataataatgtttcttgcagcaaattgcagtttatttctgaagtatgatgtgaaaatgtattaaaaatgaaactgttactgttttgactgtattttgatcaaataaatgtagccttggtgaagagactttttaaaaacaaccacaaacttttaaatgagaCAGTTTCTTTAACAAACGGCTGACAGGTCTTACTCCACACAGATGAAACCTCTTTACATAATGCTGCATTATGATATTACTGgcagtataaatattttagttatctCAACCAATAAGAGGTTCTTCTTGCTTTTTTGTGTAACTTCATAATACTAATTTCTCATTAAGAAATTATTGGAATATTAACTGGTCTTCTCTCAGAATTTGCATTACCCATGCAAACCTGACACAATATTAACAGTGACTTTGCCCCAGgttatttgttttctgtatttgtttcaAGCCAAAACACACCCCCTGCCAAAATGTTTGATACGCTGGTCAATCAACATGTCTCAGATCCTTCCTGCTACATTCAGTTCATccatctttcttttattttgataattctACTAAATACCGCATCAGGCTACTTTCTTTAGCATCTTGTGGTTGGTTTTACAGTCCAGAGAGAAACATGTATTGAAGGTTTTGCAAAACTATCACGCCAAGACATATAAAGCTATTGTCTGCACTAAGACCCAGACAGGAATCCTTGTAATGCATATTATGCAACATTCTTATGTCTGACAGTGAAAACACCACGGTTTCATAGAGCTTTCATTTGAGATCTAATATAGTTGGGCCAGGATTATCCGAGGTTGTCTAGGGGTTGAGGAGAGTTTAGGCTTTGGAGACTGGAGTTTTTCACTTACTCAGCTCTTGAGGTTACGTGAGATCCTGCAGACAATAGGAACTGGGTTTCTGGGTCAATAACACACTGAATCATGGCCAAGTGCTCTTCAGTTCGTTGTTGCAAGCTATTTTAAAAGATCCATTGGGTTTCTTGCACCACTTTTCAACAGCATTACACCGGAAATCAAAGCCTCTGGACATTATGTGAACAATTTTCTCACATGACGTAGTTCTTTTGGTATATTGACCCAATTTACCAATGggaaaataagattaaaatacTGAATTCATGGACTGAAATGTTTCACTGGATCAACATAATATTCATAGTATAATAAATGGCATCATTAAATTCTCATCCAGtgctttaaacaaaataattcattgATATCAATATTAATGCTTGCGAATGCATTATGAAAACCTAATTCACCCACACTAATAATGTGACATAAAATGTTCCTGAAATAGTATGTttgttcctgtagctcaaatAGTAGAACATGATGCAAGCAAATGCCAAGGATgagtaattgtaaatgtaaggTCTTTCAGTTTCAGGGCTTAGGGTGTATTTCCTATGTTGTGCGCCTATTTTGGAAATTTATCAGCTATCATCATGATATAatcataatatacatttaattataatttaataaaaacaacattaaaatgctaaggttgcctatatatatatatattttacacttcaATATATTCTTTTGCACAATGCAATAGTTATTGTGAGTATAACTGCCTTGTTATTAGACTTTTATTATGTGCATGATATTATTTGTTAGTATGTGGCTATAAATACATGTCATGTCTCTTGTTGCTCAGGTTTTTACTGCAGTGTTTGGAAGACTTGGACGCCAGCCTCCGCAAACTAAACTCACGACTCTTCGTTATCCGCGGCCAACCCACTGATGTCTTCCCCAGGCTCTTTAAGGTTTAAGTTGACTTAATTATTAGGTTTTAGTATAGTAATAATCTTGCACCTTGATCTAtgaaatatccttttttttttgaataaagctctttaaatgtgacattttcattttccacaTGTCGTGACTAGGCAATCTCTTTCACTATTGTGTGACTGTGTAAATATTTTGCGCCCCCTAACGGTATGACTTTGTAATGCATCCAGGAGTGGAACATTACTCGTCTCTCCTATGAGTACGACTCAGAGCCATTTGGAAAGGAAAGAGATGCGGCCATTAAGAAGCTGGCCAATGAGGCAGGCGTGGAGGTGATAGTTCGCATCTCTCACACGCTCTACGATCTGGACAAGTACGTACTTCTAAATACATTCCTTTTTGTTGAAACTTTTGGTCTATAATTAATTTGTTGTAATTGACCTTTTGCTAAGATCTGAAAGCCATTGCTCGGTTTAACAGCACTTTCCTAAATCATCatgcaaatttaaaacattaatttacctgttatataatgtaatatcaaGATTTATCAAACTATTTGaaaacaggataaaaaaaatctttgtgtcTGTCTTGTTCCAACATTAAATCTCTCTGCAGAAAGGTTTcataataactataaaattaTGTCTATACTCAAATGCACAGGGCTACCATAATTGAGATTTTTTCGTACTCACTGGTGGACTGTTGTCTTTCAGGATAATCGAGCTTAATGGAGGCCAGTCTCCTCTCACGTACAAGCGCTTCCAGACCCTCATCAGCAGGATGGAGGCAGTGGAGACCCCGGCAGAAACAATCACAGCAGAAGTCATGGGGGCGTGCACTACTCCGGTTTCTGAAGACCACGATGAGAAGTTTGGTGTTCCTTCTTTGGAAGAGCTTGGTCagtctgatatatatatatatataaaaaaagtcataagaagcacaggtatatttgtagcaatagccaacaatacattgtatggctCAAAATTATCTATTTTCTTTTAGGCCACAAATCTTTAGGATATTTAGTGAAGATCTTGTTtgatgaagatattttgtaaatatgctaccgtaattatattaaaatgtaatatttgataatatgtaagtaatgtgcattgctaagaactttattttcagctttaaagGCAAActtaatttagatattttcaaatatttttatatttaatattttatattgtatatattatatttatatttcaaaatattgtcctatcaaACCAcatatcaatggaaagctttttttattgagatttcaaatctatttatgtataaatctcaattttaaaaactggttttgtggtacaGGGTCGCATATGTGTAGCATACCAAACTACTCACCTACATGAAGTATGTAATACATCTTTAAACACCATGTAAAAAGGGTAACTGTTGATGTTTTTCTGGAACAGGCTTTGACACAGAAGGTCTATCCTCAGCTGTGTGGCCTGGAGGAGAAACAGAGGCCCTCACTCGTCTGGAGAGGCATCTGGAGAGGAAGGTTAGAGACATCCCATAAATCACACATGCACAGATGTAGGATTGAAATGTTatcaacaaaaaattaaattctcACCATCTAACTTACATTCAGAGtttggttttttatttattttttatcaaagaaGTCAATACTTTCAAtcagcaaggatgctttaaatgcaataaaaaacagttaattGAGTGTATTactctttttattgcatttttaaacaataaaagatgCAGCCTATTAGGGACTTcgttcaaatacataaaaaaattgtaccAAACTCAAACTTGTGAGCTGTAGTCTATGTTTAACTTCTTTAACAACAcattacacaaaacaaaatctaaagtTTGCAATTCAAGCTGGCCACTGGCCATACTTATTAAGGAAAGCAAGTTAATGACTCTTTCATTACCAATGTTTCTGTTCTAGGCTTGGGTGGCCAACTTTGAGCGTCCAAGAATGAATGCCAATTCGCTGTTGGCCAGTCCCACTGGCCTCAGTCCATATTTAAGATTCGGCTGCCTCTCCTGTCGCCTCTTCTACTTCAAACTCACAGACCTCTACAGAAAGGTCAGCATTTTACGTGTCATTGTACttcaaatgatttttctaattttaaacaGAATCAGTTAGCTGAATGATAACTTATGCTCCACAGGTCAAAAAGAACAGCTCACCTCCTCTGTCCCTTTATGGCCAATTACTGTGGCGTGAGTTCTTCTACACGACTGCCACCAACAACCCCCGCTTTGACAAGATGGAAGGCAATCCTATTTGCGTCCAGATCCCGTGGGACAAAAACCCAGAGGCTCTGGCCAAGTGGGCTGAGGGCAGGACAGGTTTCCCCTGGATCGATGCCATCATGACCCAACTGAGACAAGAGGGCTGGATCCATCATCTGGCCCGACACGCAGTCGCTTGTTTCCTCACCCGCGGAGACCTGTGGATCAGCTGGGAGGAGGGCATGAAAGTATGAGGAGCTAATCGTTGTGATTTTGCTAAAATGGCAGACCTTGAGCGGCAGCACTCACATGCATGTTTCTTCACAGGTCTTTGAGGAGCTGTTGCTGGATGCAGACTGGAGCGTGAATGCAGGAAGCTGGATGTGGCTGTCCTGTAGCTCCTTCTTCCAGCAGTTCTTCCACTGCTACTGTCCCGTGGGCTTCGGCCGGCGGACAGACCCCAACGGAGACTACATACGGTAAGTCAGAACtctacagttaaaaaaaaaggtacaattaAATAGTGATTAAAAATATCTGTTATCCTGAATGAAGATAGAACATTACTTCAccaatatttttacttaaatttaaagtagacattttagtagcatttaatatgctttctaTATGTCTAAAGTCACTTTTGTAAGTGTATTTCTTCagcccattaaaataaaatctactcTCCTTTATCTCTTGAAGGCGGTATTTGCCAGTGTTAAGGGGTTTCCCAGCCAAGTATATCTACGACCCCTGGAATGCTCCTGAAAGCGTCCAGAAAGCAGCCAAATGTATAATTGGTGTACACTACCCCAAACCCATGGTGCATCACGCTGAGGCAAGCCGCCTCAACATAGAGCGTATGAAACAGATCTACCAGCAACTGTCCTGCTACCGTGGTCTTGGTAAGGCAAAAACCATAGGAAATGAAAATGCCACACTAACCCACACATCACTAAGGCATTTATTGATGCTGAAAGTGCTATTTTTTAAGTTACTGATTAATCCTTATGAACTCATAGGTTTCTGAATATTGAGggctgtatatactgtatataaagtgACTGATGCCTCTCTCCCTGCAGGACTGCTGGCAATGGTGCCGTCCAACCCTAATGGAAATGGTGAGAATTCCACTACCTT from Puntigrus tetrazona isolate hp1 chromosome 4, ASM1883169v1, whole genome shotgun sequence carries:
- the cry1a gene encoding cryptochrome circadian regulator 1a; the protein is MVVNTVHWFRKGLRLHDNPSLRDSIQGAHTVRCVYILDPWFAGSSNVGISRWRFLLQCLEDLDASLRKLNSRLFVIRGQPTDVFPRLFKEWNITRLSYEYDSEPFGKERDAAIKKLANEAGVEVIVRISHTLYDLDKIIELNGGQSPLTYKRFQTLISRMEAVETPAETITAEVMGACTTPVSEDHDEKFGVPSLEELGFDTEGLSSAVWPGGETEALTRLERHLERKAWVANFERPRMNANSLLASPTGLSPYLRFGCLSCRLFYFKLTDLYRKVKKNSSPPLSLYGQLLWREFFYTTATNNPRFDKMEGNPICVQIPWDKNPEALAKWAEGRTGFPWIDAIMTQLRQEGWIHHLARHAVACFLTRGDLWISWEEGMKVFEELLLDADWSVNAGSWMWLSCSSFFQQFFHCYCPVGFGRRTDPNGDYIRRYLPVLRGFPAKYIYDPWNAPESVQKAAKCIIGVHYPKPMVHHAEASRLNIERMKQIYQQLSCYRGLGLLAMVPSNPNGNGENSTTLKGDAIKEVTAPSGYQMPPTSQGEWHGRTMVYTQGDHQTSSSMPPQGFAGNTSGTMCYRQESQQISGPAVQPGRGLHSSSIQTSGKRHSEEAGPVTGPKVQRQSSS